Proteins encoded together in one Cicer arietinum cultivar CDC Frontier isolate Library 1 chromosome 4, Cicar.CDCFrontier_v2.0, whole genome shotgun sequence window:
- the LOC101515544 gene encoding uncharacterized protein, protein MASYPSLRPEIGPDGLPRESSVISYTERIIEEEQLQLHKYIQENYSKIRNVERELANLTLEMKLTAGPKKSALEHLRKKIEQSTERIHAAKLKEEQARKAWESAAKVVKDEETIKQKLCEDLSNLVQESSSSQFARLAELKRRLEALNPSHTTTNLNHDGSSESSSQDSKTQDGSSIPTARETSGGSAGTITDQSNGQKVAMTDRPNQQPPNEGEGRNKKKVNFQLKGKGIGAVSKGRSSAAGWTGAGFDVDGRI, encoded by the exons ATGGCTTCTTACCCCTCGCTTCGCCCCGAGATCGGACCCGACGGTCTCCCTAGAGAATCTTCCGTCATCAGCTACACTGAGAGG atCATCGAAGAGGAACAACTTCAATTGCATAA aTACATTCAAGAAAACTATTCGAAAATTCGCAATGTGGAACGCGAGCTTGCGAATCTCACGCTTGAGATGAAACTTACAGCTGGACCCAAAAAATCAG CACTTGAACATTTGAGAAAGAAAATAGAACAATCAACTGAGAGAATTCATGCGGCCAAGCTAAAAGAAGAACAAGCGCGGAAG GCGTGGGAATCAGCTGCAAAAGTAGTGAAGGATGAAGAAACGATAAAGCAGAAGCTATGTGAAGATTTGAGCAATTTG GTTCAAGAGAGCAGTAGTTCCCAGTTTGCTCGGCTGGCGGAATTAAAAAGACGATTGGAAGCTTTGAATCCAAGTCACACAACAACTAATCTTAATCAT GATGGGAGCTCAGAAAGTTCTTCCCAGGATAGTAAAACGCAAGATGGTTCCTCTATTCCCACCGCAAGGGAAACAAGTGGGGGGTCAGCGGGTACTATTACCGATCAAAGTAATGGTCAGAAAGTTGCAATGACAGATAGACCTAATCAGCAGCCTCCTAATGAAGGTGAAggaagaaataaaaagaaagtcaACTTCCAATTAAAAGGAAAGGGAATTGGTGCTGTGTCCAAGGGTAGATCTTCAGCTGCTGGCTGGACTGGTGCTGGCTTTGATGTAGATGGCAGAATCTGA
- the LOC101488297 gene encoding probable fructokinase-7, with the protein MAFFFIFILVTFLQLSVKFSEPTIHVDLKLLCFAGKSDDLTNDGCNKTSDLVVCFGELLIDFVPTVGGVSLAEAPAFKKAPGGAPANVAVGISRLGGSSAFIGKVGADEFGYMLADILKQNKVNTSGMRYDTNARTALAFVTLKADGEREFLFFRNPSADMLLDESELDHDLIEKAKIFHYGSISLIDEPCKSAHLAALRIAKDSDCILSYDPNLRLALWPSAEAAREGIMSIWDLADVIKISEDEITFLTGGDDPYDDDVVLNKLFHPNLKLLIVTEGSEGCRYYTKDFKGKVGGVKVKPVDTTGAGDAFVSGFLYNIASDPSIFENEERLQKALHFANVCGAITVTERGAIPALPTKDAVLHFTKI; encoded by the exons ATggcctttttttttatttttattcttgttACTTTTCTACAGTTATCAGTAAAATTTTCTGAACCTACAATTCATGTTGATCTGAAGCTACTATGTTTTGCAGGTAAATCTGATGATCTCACAAACGATGGCTGCAACAAAACAAGTGATCTGGTTGTTTGTTTTGGTGAATTGTTAATAGATTTCGTGCCAACAGTGGGCGGAGTGTCCCTGGCTGAAGCGCCCGCTTTCAAGAAAGCTCCCGGTGGTGCTCCTGCGAACGTGGCAGTTGGCATCTCTAGGCTCGGGGGTTCATCTGCATTTATAGGCAAG GTTGGAGCAGATGAATTTGGGTATATGTTGGCTGATATTTTAAAGCAGAATAAAGTCAATACATCCGGCATGCGGTACGATACTAATGCAAGAACCGCATTGGCTTTTGTTACACTTAAAGCTGATGGCGAGCGCGAGTTCTTGTTTTTCCGAAATCCTAGTGCTGATATGCTGCTGGATGAGTCAGAGCTTGATCATGACCTCATTGAGAAG GCTAAAATATTCCATTATGGTTCCATCAGTTTGATTGATGAGCCATGCAAGTCAGCTCATCTTGCTGCCTTGAGGATCGCTAAAGACTCCGATTGCATTCTCTCGTATGATCCGAATTTGAGATTGGCACTATGGCCATCAGCTGAGGCAGCTCGGGAAGGTATAATGAGCATATGGGATCTAGCCGATGTCATAAAG ATAAGTGAAGACGAGATTACTTTTTTGACTGGTGGTGATGATCcttatgatgatgatgttgtatTAAACAAGCTTTTTCACCCTAATCTCAAGCTTCTAATTGTTACTGAAGGGTCAGAGGGTTGTAGATATTACACCAAG GATTTTAAAGGCAAAGTTGGAGGTGTCAAAGTTAAACCTGTTGACACAACTGGTGCTGGTGATGCGTTTGTTAGTGGGTTTCTCTACAACATAGCGTCTGATCCAAGTATTTTTGAg AATGAGGAGCGTCTCCAAAAAGCTCTACATTTCGCCAATGTATGCGGTGCCATAACCGTGACGGAGAGAGGGGCAATACCTGCACTACCTACTAAAGATGCTGTTCTGCATTTCACCAAAATATAG
- the LOC101488623 gene encoding MADS-box transcription factor 17-like isoform X2, whose amino-acid sequence MGRGKVVLERIQNKINRQVTFSKRRSGLLKKAFELSVLCDAEVALIIFSSLGKLFQYSTTDLNKIIEKYRQCCFDNMSENGDLGEHQSQSLYQELLMLRVKHESLAQTQRNFLGEELHALSMKDLQSLEKQLERTLAQARKQQVQKLMARVDELRNEVHKGEEVTKQLKSKEIGISTKFCEDSTNSNISINNHIITSLHDAQADPFEHGTTGRFGHQEAAASEEQATDRRMNRGQSSRNKNNEYEWMN is encoded by the exons ATGGGAAGAGGGAAGGTAGTTCTGGAGAGAATACAGAACAAAATAAATCGACAAGTAACATTCTCAAAACGAAGGAGTGGTTTGTTGAAGAAAGCTTTCGAACTTTCTGTTCTATGCGATGCTGAAGTTGCTCTTATCATCTTCTCTAGCCTTGGCAAGCTTTTTCAATACAGTACCACTGA CTTGAACAAAATCATTGAAAAGTATCGTCAATGTTGTTTCGACAATATGTCTGAGAATGGCGACTTAGGAGAACATCAGTCACAG AGCTTATACCAGGAACTTTTGATGCTAAGAGTCAAGCATGAATCTCTTGCACAGACACAAag GAACTTTTTGGGAGAAGAACTCCATGCCCTTAGCATGAAAGATTTGCAGAGTCTAGAGAAACAACTCGAAAGAACGCTTGCACAAGCTCGAAAGCAACAA GTGCAAAAGTTGATGGCACGAGTAGATGAGTTACGCAAtgag GTGCACAAGGGGGAGGAGGTTACCAAACAATTAAAATCCAAG GAAATAGGTATAAGCACCAAGTTTTGTGAAGATTCTACTAATTCCAACATCTCCATTAACAACCATATCATTACAAGTTTGCATGATGCACAAGCAGATCCGTTTGAACATGGCACAACAGg CCGGTTTGGACACCAAGAAGCTGCAGCTTCAGAAGAACAAGCAACAGATAGAAGGATGAACAGAGGCCAAAGCAGTCGCAACAAGAACAATGAATATGAATGGATGAATTGA
- the LOC101488623 gene encoding MADS-box transcription factor 17-like isoform X1 gives MGRGKVVLERIQNKINRQVTFSKRRSGLLKKAFELSVLCDAEVALIIFSSLGKLFQYSTTDLNKIIEKYRQCCFDNMSENGDLGEHQSQSLYQELLMLRVKHESLAQTQRNFLGEELHALSMKDLQSLEKQLERTLAQARKQQVQKLMARVDELRNEVHKGEEVTKQLKSKEIGISTKFCEDSTNSNISINNHIITSLHDAQADPFEHGTTGHFDCSRFGHQEAAASEEQATDRRMNRGQSSRNKNNEYEWMN, from the exons ATGGGAAGAGGGAAGGTAGTTCTGGAGAGAATACAGAACAAAATAAATCGACAAGTAACATTCTCAAAACGAAGGAGTGGTTTGTTGAAGAAAGCTTTCGAACTTTCTGTTCTATGCGATGCTGAAGTTGCTCTTATCATCTTCTCTAGCCTTGGCAAGCTTTTTCAATACAGTACCACTGA CTTGAACAAAATCATTGAAAAGTATCGTCAATGTTGTTTCGACAATATGTCTGAGAATGGCGACTTAGGAGAACATCAGTCACAG AGCTTATACCAGGAACTTTTGATGCTAAGAGTCAAGCATGAATCTCTTGCACAGACACAAag GAACTTTTTGGGAGAAGAACTCCATGCCCTTAGCATGAAAGATTTGCAGAGTCTAGAGAAACAACTCGAAAGAACGCTTGCACAAGCTCGAAAGCAACAA GTGCAAAAGTTGATGGCACGAGTAGATGAGTTACGCAAtgag GTGCACAAGGGGGAGGAGGTTACCAAACAATTAAAATCCAAG GAAATAGGTATAAGCACCAAGTTTTGTGAAGATTCTACTAATTCCAACATCTCCATTAACAACCATATCATTACAAGTTTGCATGATGCACAAGCAGATCCGTTTGAACATGGCACAACAGg acATTTTGATTGCAGCCGGTTTGGACACCAAGAAGCTGCAGCTTCAGAAGAACAAGCAACAGATAGAAGGATGAACAGAGGCCAAAGCAGTCGCAACAAGAACAATGAATATGAATGGATGAATTGA
- the LOC101488623 gene encoding MADS-box transcription factor 17-like isoform X3 gives MGRGKVVLERIQNKINRQVTFSKRRSGLLKKAFELSVLCDAEVALIIFSSLGKLFQYSTTDLNKIIEKYRQCCFDNMSENGDLGEHQSQSLYQELLMLRVKHESLAQTQRNFLGEELHALSMKDLQSLEKQLERTLAQARKQQVQKLMARVDELRNEVHKGEEVTKQLKSKTF, from the exons ATGGGAAGAGGGAAGGTAGTTCTGGAGAGAATACAGAACAAAATAAATCGACAAGTAACATTCTCAAAACGAAGGAGTGGTTTGTTGAAGAAAGCTTTCGAACTTTCTGTTCTATGCGATGCTGAAGTTGCTCTTATCATCTTCTCTAGCCTTGGCAAGCTTTTTCAATACAGTACCACTGA CTTGAACAAAATCATTGAAAAGTATCGTCAATGTTGTTTCGACAATATGTCTGAGAATGGCGACTTAGGAGAACATCAGTCACAG AGCTTATACCAGGAACTTTTGATGCTAAGAGTCAAGCATGAATCTCTTGCACAGACACAAag GAACTTTTTGGGAGAAGAACTCCATGCCCTTAGCATGAAAGATTTGCAGAGTCTAGAGAAACAACTCGAAAGAACGCTTGCACAAGCTCGAAAGCAACAA GTGCAAAAGTTGATGGCACGAGTAGATGAGTTACGCAAtgag GTGCACAAGGGGGAGGAGGTTACCAAACAATTAAAATCCAAG acATTTTGA